The Ignavibacteria bacterium genome contains the following window.
AGTATTCGGTAAAGTTATAAATTTTACCAAGCTGAGGCTCAAGCATAAATTGAATGTCTGGTCCTGTGGGACCTTCGTCTTTTTTCTCACAACTTGTTAAGAAAAAGGAAAGGATAAGGATGGTGGAGATAATTAAAAGTTTTTTCATACAGATTTCTCCTAAATTTTGATCATAAATACTAAAATATATGGTAATAAACAAATAAAGAGTTTTTAAGAAATTTTTTTTGTGTTCAATTCTAATTTTTCAAGTGGTGATAGGTAAATCTTAATATTGAATTGGCAGGTAAATTCTAACGGTAGTTCCCCTGTCTATTTCCGAATCAATTTCGATTCTTCCGCCTAAAAGTTCTATCAGTTTTTTGGAAAGATATAAACCAATTCCAATTCCTTCATATTTTCTATCCAGCCCGGAAGATGCCTGAGTGAATGATTCGAAAAGTTTCTGCTTGAATTTTTCAGAGATTCCAATTCCAGTGTCGATTACCTCGATTAAACCCGAAGTTGTTTTGTCTGCATTTTCTACAATTTGAGTTATGATTTTTACACCACCTTTTTCGGTGAACTTAATTGCATTATCAATTAAATTACTTAAAACAAGAGATAATCTTTTGGCATCGGTTAGAGTAACAAAATCATTCTCGTAAATTTTCTCGAGATAAAGATTCTTTTCTTTTGCTTGATTAGTAAATGAATTTACCAGCGGATCAATAATGAGATTAATACTTATTTTTTCAAGGCTTAATTCAGATTTTGAAGATTCAATTAGAGAAATTTCAATAATGTTATCCATTAAGTTAAGAAGTCGCATACCGCCGCGTTTAATGCTTTTTGCGAATTCTGTCAGTTCAGGGAAATTGAGTGCATTTAGTTCTGAAATCAGTAATTCGCTGAAACCTAAGATTGAATTAAGAGGAGTTCTTATTTCATGACTGATATTTAATAGAAAACTGCTTTTGAGGTTATTCAACTCTTCTATTTTTTCTTTCTCTTGTTTTAATAATTCGTACATCATTTTTTGTTCAGTAATGTCTTTGTACAATCCAAAAATTCCAATTCTTTCACCTTTGTGTAAAATTGGATAACCAATTACAAGAACATCAACAATCGAACCGTCTTTTCGCATTCTTTTGGTTTCTGTGATAACCACTTCATCACTGAGAACTTTATCCGAGAGCATTAATCCTTCTGATTTTTTATCTGGTGGGACAATTAATTGATTTAAAGTAAGATTTATAACTTCATCTCTTTTAAAATAAAACAGCTCTTCAAACGCTTTATTTATATCAATAATTTTGTCATTGCGATCTAAAATAACGATGGCTATTGGTGAATTTTCAAAAAGTTGCTTGAAAAATTCTCTTTGAATTTGAAGTTGTTCTTCCGCCTGAACCTTTTCAGTAATATCAAAGATATAACCTTCGAGGTAGATTTCTTTGTTTTCTTTCTCAGTTATTGCTATACCTTGTTCCCAGACCCATTTTATTTTTCCATCTCTGGTTTTTATTCTATAGGTTAATTGAAAAGGTTTGTTCGATTTTATTGTATCGTTTATTTGAAGATAGATTTTTTCTTTATCTTCATCTAAGATTAAATCGCCGAAGTTTACTATGCCCTTAATGAATTCATCTGCCGTGTAGCCAGTAAGTTCAAAACATTTGCTGCTTATTTCAACCATTGTAAAGTCTTTATCGTTTTTGCACTTGAAAATCATCCCGGGCAGATTTTCGACTAATGTCTTAAAACTTTTTTGATAATCAATGAATTGATTTAGTATTTGAAGGTTTTCAGTTATGTCAATTCCAAATGAAAGTGTTCCAATAATTTCATTTCCTTTCTTTAGAATTGAATTCCTCCAGCTAATGAATCTTTCTTTACCATTTTTTGTCAGAATAGGATTTTCGAAAATTTCTACAATTTCACTTTTCTTTTGAAATTCCTCGAAAACTTTCCAGACCTGTGGATATTTATTTTTTGGAACAAGAGTCTCGAACCAATTTTTACCGGTTATCTCTTCTTTTGAATAACCTGTAATTATTTCAACCCCTTTATTTACGAAAACAACATTTCCCTCCTTATCCAAATGTACGATGATAACATTCGTTGTCTGCAAAATTTCATTTGTAAATGATTCGTACCAGCTAAGCTTATTTTCTAATTCTCTTATTTTATTCTGTAAAATCTCAATTTCATTTTTCGAAGCTGACATATTCCAATCTTATTGGTTGAAATTATTTGGTGTTGGATTCATAAATTTCCAGAAATTTGATCCATCAGGAAATCTTCCGAAAGATGTATCAGTTTTTTGAGGACCATAAGTTATTGTATCAATAGCTTCCAATGAAAGAGAAAAGATTCCAAGTTGTTCACCTGCAGCAGAAAGTTTAAAATTAGAATGTAAAATTCCCTGAGCTGAGTCCTCGTCACACCAGATTAGAATCCACTTTTTAGGTTGAATAGATACATTTGGCATTAGCCATTTATTTTTTCTGTTAAAATCATCGGTGAGATAGAATTGATTTAGGTTAATCGTTGTGTCTTCTCCATTGTAGAGTTCAACCCAGTCATCGTATTGATTTTTTTCATCTGCAATTGTGGATTTATTTGAAGCCATAAATTCATTAATGTAAAGTTTTAGTCTTTTGGGTTGATCTTTTTGCTCAGGTTCAGTCGATTTGTCGCAAGCCTGAATAAGTAAAAGTAAAATTATTGCAACGATTAGTTTAAACCATCTATAAAAATTAAAGGACATATGAAACTCCTATGACAAACTTATTATTAAATTTTGATGATTTATTTTCACCTAACCAATTAAGGGAGATTTTAATTGTCTTAGCTGGTTTATAATCAGTTTTTGCTTCAAAGTAGTTTGTGCTTTTCTTTTTAATGTTACTATAGAATTGGCTGAACCTTACCCCAAATATAAATTTATCCAGAGTATATTCAAGTGCGATATATTCGCCGCCGAGAAGAGAATTTGCGTTTTTCCTGCCAATAAGAAATTCCGATGAGAATTTGAGATTATTAATTAGTTCGACTTCAAAATCGAAACCATTTGCGACAAAATATTTTGATGTAAGGGAATCGAATTTTTGTGCTGAGTTAATTCCTATTGAGAAATCTTTATGATTTAATTCCAATCTCTGTACATAAGTTTTTGAATTATTATAATCACCATTTAGATCGCCTTTATTACCGTTAAAAATACCTGCCGAAAAACTGATTCTTATCGTTTTGACTTTAGTATTTAATGAGGCAATCAAACCAATATCCCTTCCAGCATAAGCTAAATCGTCAAATTCTTTCACTACCTTTGTTCTCTCAAAATATTGTATGTTCTTCACCGAAGTTAATCTTTCTCTTGAAAAAGGCATCTTCTGCCTTCCAAGAGATAAACTTAAATATTGGTTTAATTCGAAATTGATATTTGCATCTTTAATTAAATTTTTATCAAGAGGATCAAGTTCAATTTCTGTTTTTACCCAATTTGAAAATTTGCTGTTAAGTCCGATTCGAAATCGATTGATTAAAAATGAGTTATTAGGAATTTGATCGTTTGTGGGCTGCCATTCATAGATCGGCTGCACAAAGCCAAATGCATTAACAACAATATTTGAATTTTCTTGTGCAAATAATGCATTTAGAAAAACCAAAAGTAAAAAAATGAACTTCATTACTCTCATTTAATCACCAATAGATTTTACTAAAAAATAATCACTCACTTTGTCAGCTTTCTTCTCTGTCCACATTACATCAATAACTTCGAATTTTAATTCTCGTAATTTTTGTGTAATTGTGTCTTTCATATCAAGATTATCGAGTACAATT
Protein-coding sequences here:
- a CDS encoding PAS domain S-box protein, translating into MSASKNEIEILQNKIRELENKLSWYESFTNEILQTTNVIIVHLDKEGNVVFVNKGVEIITGYSKEEITGKNWFETLVPKNKYPQVWKVFEEFQKKSEIVEIFENPILTKNGKERFISWRNSILKKGNEIIGTLSFGIDITENLQILNQFIDYQKSFKTLVENLPGMIFKCKNDKDFTMVEISSKCFELTGYTADEFIKGIVNFGDLILDEDKEKIYLQINDTIKSNKPFQLTYRIKTRDGKIKWVWEQGIAITEKENKEIYLEGYIFDITEKVQAEEQLQIQREFFKQLFENSPIAIVILDRNDKIIDINKAFEELFYFKRDEVINLTLNQLIVPPDKKSEGLMLSDKVLSDEVVITETKRMRKDGSIVDVLVIGYPILHKGERIGIFGLYKDITEQKMMYELLKQEKEKIEELNNLKSSFLLNISHEIRTPLNSILGFSELLISELNALNFPELTEFAKSIKRGGMRLLNLMDNIIEISLIESSKSELSLEKISINLIIDPLVNSFTNQAKEKNLYLEKIYENDFVTLTDAKRLSLVLSNLIDNAIKFTEKGGVKIITQIVENADKTTSGLIEVIDTGIGISEKFKQKLFESFTQASSGLDRKYEGIGIGLYLSKKLIELLGGRIEIDSEIDRGTTVRIYLPIQY
- a CDS encoding lamin tail domain-containing protein, coding for MSFNFYRWFKLIVAIILLLLIQACDKSTEPEQKDQPKRLKLYINEFMASNKSTIADEKNQYDDWVELYNGEDTTINLNQFYLTDDFNRKNKWLMPNVSIQPKKWILIWCDEDSAQGILHSNFKLSAAGEQLGIFSLSLEAIDTITYGPQKTDTSFGRFPDGSNFWKFMNPTPNNFNQ